Proteins encoded within one genomic window of Saccharopolyspora pogona:
- a CDS encoding DUF262 domain-containing protein translates to MGLDSPRLKDVLEGIWTGSLQLPDFQRDWKWDDQRIRELIATVTLDYPLGVVMTLETGGESPFRARPLTGAEAAQTVTPDHLLLDGQQRLTSLFQALHLDRPVRTVDARNKELKRWYYVDIARAVGSAADRDEAIVSVPEDKMLRSDFARKILLDLSTTELECEAGYFPLHRVFDVQQVNAWQRVFVRLDDANWDLWSRFEQYVLNHIQAFQIPMIKLSASTTKDAVCSVFERVNTGGVPLNVFELLTATYAGDRDYELAHGDYYRLPDVWQDIKKGLAASYPVFGRLENGLDDGLSSSDFLQAVALVMTWERKQAGSTAAVSCKRRDLLDLPLEEFRRLAPRVTKAFEWVGEFLNQQCIVRAADLPYRTQLVPLAAVRTILNDKTDESELLERITRWYWCGVLGEMYGGSTESRFTRDVEQLVVWTQGTSEAPDTVTEAVFLSDRLDSLTTRNSAAYKGIYALLIKQGAVDWYYNEAPLNPGTLLQHSVDIRQVFPKSWFTRQQVNDSRANSIVNKTPLSYRASRSMTGSPASYLTLLAQESGMRPEWFDDVVGTHLVDPVALHDGDFDAFYSDRSKQLLELVNAAMGKRTLFRDLADQ, encoded by the coding sequence GTGGGTCTCGACAGCCCCAGGTTGAAAGACGTGCTGGAAGGGATCTGGACGGGGAGCCTGCAACTTCCAGATTTCCAACGCGACTGGAAGTGGGACGACCAACGGATTCGAGAGCTAATCGCTACGGTGACCCTCGACTATCCGCTGGGTGTCGTGATGACATTGGAGACCGGGGGTGAGTCGCCCTTCCGCGCGCGTCCTCTCACGGGAGCCGAAGCGGCACAGACTGTCACACCCGACCACCTGCTGTTAGATGGGCAGCAGCGGCTGACCTCGCTCTTTCAGGCCCTACATCTGGATCGGCCTGTCCGGACCGTGGACGCTCGCAACAAAGAGCTCAAACGCTGGTACTACGTTGACATCGCCAGAGCGGTCGGTTCCGCCGCCGACCGGGATGAGGCGATCGTGTCGGTGCCAGAAGACAAGATGCTACGGTCGGACTTCGCTCGCAAGATCCTGCTCGACCTGAGTACTACCGAGCTAGAATGCGAGGCTGGATACTTCCCGCTGCACCGGGTTTTCGATGTCCAGCAGGTGAACGCCTGGCAGCGGGTGTTCGTTCGACTGGACGATGCTAACTGGGATCTATGGTCGCGGTTCGAACAGTACGTACTGAACCATATCCAGGCGTTCCAAATTCCGATGATCAAGCTTTCCGCATCGACGACGAAGGACGCGGTATGCTCGGTTTTCGAGCGAGTGAACACTGGTGGCGTGCCGCTGAACGTCTTTGAGTTGTTGACTGCCACGTATGCGGGCGACCGTGACTACGAGCTGGCACACGGGGACTACTACCGCCTACCAGATGTGTGGCAGGACATCAAGAAAGGCCTAGCCGCCTCGTACCCAGTTTTCGGACGCCTGGAGAACGGCCTTGATGATGGTCTGAGCAGCAGCGATTTTCTCCAGGCCGTTGCTTTGGTCATGACCTGGGAGCGCAAGCAGGCAGGCTCCACGGCGGCGGTCTCATGTAAGAGACGAGATCTCCTGGATTTGCCTCTGGAGGAGTTCCGCCGCCTTGCTCCGCGTGTGACAAAGGCCTTCGAGTGGGTAGGCGAGTTCCTCAACCAACAGTGCATTGTCCGCGCCGCGGATTTGCCATACCGGACACAGCTTGTCCCGTTGGCCGCAGTGCGCACGATTCTGAACGATAAGACTGATGAATCCGAGCTGCTGGAACGGATCACTCGCTGGTACTGGTGTGGAGTGCTGGGTGAGATGTACGGCGGATCGACGGAGAGCCGTTTTACTCGCGATGTCGAGCAGCTCGTGGTATGGACGCAGGGCACGAGCGAAGCGCCGGACACCGTCACGGAGGCTGTCTTCCTGTCTGACCGCCTTGACAGTCTCACTACCCGGAACAGCGCCGCTTACAAGGGAATCTACGCGCTGCTGATCAAGCAAGGGGCCGTCGACTGGTACTACAACGAGGCACCGCTCAACCCAGGCACCCTCCTGCAACACTCCGTGGACATCCGGCAAGTTTTCCCCAAGAGTTGGTTTACTCGCCAGCAGGTCAACGACTCGCGGGCCAACTCGATCGTCAACAAGACGCCGCTGTCCTACCGCGCGAGCAGAAGCATGACCGGATCGCCGGCGTCCTACCTAACGCTGCTCGCTCAGGAGTCCGGAATGCGCCCCGAGTGGTTCGATGACGTGGTCGGCACGCACCTAGTCGATCCAGTAGCTCTGCACGACGGGGACTTCGATGCCTTCTACTCCGACCGCTCCAAGCAGCTGTTGGAGCTGGTGAATGCGGCCATGGGCAAGCGGACCCTCTTCCGTGACCTGGCGGACCAGTGA
- a CDS encoding CBS domain-containing protein, with protein sequence MSDTQQPEQQQLLALKGATVRVADLLALFGVRYRNHQSVPMIMAALREAGLDTIPSFATCSNNAEMLVVAEEAAVVADYEQSEELLPGTLPQHSFKIGDIPSARNGVDSVASNASLARATHMMRTKNYSQLPVIDGISDLRGVITWSSVAAKYETGAVLTLASAMVTDSIPVAEVHQELFAHLPEVTKHGYLLVRSNSGRFTGIVTAADITVRFETTALPFFLVGEIEFQLRKCLGAKLPADAIREVQTRQPKEQRTGDVADLQFGDYVKLLKADQKTSTACANADSNWRALGWSGVDRTQFVHQLDRVREIRNKIAHFDSEPLTPQRIGELREFAGLLKQLV encoded by the coding sequence ATGAGCGATACGCAGCAGCCAGAGCAGCAGCAACTTCTCGCGCTCAAGGGCGCCACCGTGCGCGTAGCCGACCTTTTGGCGCTTTTCGGCGTACGGTACCGGAATCACCAGAGTGTGCCAATGATCATGGCAGCTTTACGGGAAGCCGGACTCGACACCATTCCCTCCTTCGCCACGTGCAGCAACAACGCCGAGATGCTAGTCGTCGCAGAAGAAGCTGCAGTCGTGGCTGACTACGAGCAAAGCGAGGAGTTGCTACCAGGCACGCTGCCGCAGCACTCATTTAAGATCGGTGACATCCCTTCGGCCCGCAATGGAGTCGATTCCGTCGCGTCGAACGCTTCGCTTGCCCGCGCTACGCATATGATGCGGACCAAGAACTACTCGCAGTTGCCCGTCATCGACGGCATCTCCGATCTACGGGGCGTGATCACCTGGAGTTCGGTCGCCGCTAAGTACGAGACCGGAGCGGTGCTAACTCTGGCAAGTGCGATGGTCACGGACTCTATCCCGGTTGCCGAGGTGCATCAGGAGCTTTTCGCGCATTTGCCAGAGGTGACCAAGCATGGCTATCTCTTGGTCCGGAGCAACAGCGGGCGGTTCACAGGGATCGTGACGGCTGCGGACATCACCGTTCGGTTCGAGACCACAGCACTGCCGTTTTTCCTGGTCGGAGAAATCGAGTTCCAGTTGCGCAAGTGTCTCGGTGCCAAGCTGCCCGCCGACGCAATCCGCGAGGTGCAGACCCGCCAACCAAAGGAACAGCGAACCGGTGATGTCGCGGACCTCCAGTTCGGCGACTACGTCAAGCTACTCAAAGCAGACCAGAAAACCTCAACGGCATGTGCCAACGCAGACAGCAACTGGCGAGCTCTCGGCTGGTCCGGTGTGGACCGCACCCAGTTCGTGCACCAGCTGGACCGCGTGCGGGAGATCCGCAACAAGATCGCGCATTTCGACAGTGAGCCGCTCACGCCACAGCGGATTGGCGAGTTGCGGGAGTTCGCTGGGCTGCTCAAACAGTTGGTCTGA
- the pglZ gene encoding BREX-2 system phosphatase PglZ, with translation MSKTVGTSAVRLTTATVMQYLAAQSKLESGKRRVVLLRAEPIWEEASELGWSDRCARIATAVSPLAVYELVLSHLAPEADGPEVLVVLTDREESELGADALARVHKGRVNAVDIWEVVRTVFGAQGMDQRLFAENWAAEALLDAAPPGGWPRLAGGPLARRHALGSLALRRLGAGPYDPDQQHRFPAGLAGGVELDANTLLRWSLSPGGPDRFLALRAPERAGLTRFLGEAEQGGQTGKALLALVTAGHGPDAVAFGLVCAALWVHAKDSADAEDYRARGRAERWFGEDPPGHGEALDALAEALGRASEEFVTSLLVTGRSGGEDADPARRLSAAVLDRASSLTRQFGAERAANASPVLPAGLDAAFVAVGRALENGDTERIARAVQELDRHQLATDHAYTRIERARMAQRITQWLAAEPVTKSGTVTDGIDRHLAETSWVDLALEHIEADSEAVPELKTAYEGLCTAVRARRREIDRNFVHALKTRTDGGIEDTVLTTESFLTRVVRPVIKAGERGVLLAVVSGMTAAIAARLGEELRRDWAEYDPLPGANDFPRRRGMAAEPPMITAISRLGDPRLTIFGKDDLWEERPGGVFKTAAYKAMADDQAHVGVVLNAVDDDLGYELVDGGWRLSNAESPCAITGLRELLQLAAERGRAVLLVGDHEISYRGDTSLAEFAIPLLALLPFGAAPPRGWRELGRQQPWWWSPGVDTAQQSTANTSASSSVSQKWATKKRRSEAESSNVALFDVALVPDSKESLFSAQPVSPADALVDELLTSDLFQAQLQSLARKPDLVKVEKALRALLDAGGTLPVTALAQRIGLPTGRADGFSAVLRQLVNFDGVQALETLPDGRTLRLNMSLVRDQFELRPTV, from the coding sequence ATGAGCAAGACGGTCGGCACCAGTGCGGTGCGGTTGACCACCGCAACCGTGATGCAGTACCTTGCCGCGCAATCCAAATTGGAGTCCGGAAAACGCAGGGTTGTGCTGCTCCGAGCTGAGCCGATTTGGGAGGAAGCGTCGGAACTCGGCTGGAGCGATCGGTGTGCGCGGATTGCTACCGCGGTGTCGCCCCTGGCCGTGTACGAGCTGGTGCTCAGTCACCTTGCGCCAGAGGCGGATGGGCCTGAGGTGCTAGTGGTGCTGACCGACCGAGAAGAGTCTGAGCTCGGCGCGGACGCACTTGCGCGGGTACACAAAGGGCGCGTTAACGCCGTCGACATTTGGGAAGTGGTGCGCACAGTTTTCGGTGCCCAGGGCATGGACCAGCGATTGTTCGCTGAAAACTGGGCGGCCGAAGCATTGCTGGACGCCGCACCACCAGGCGGTTGGCCTCGACTGGCGGGCGGACCGCTGGCTCGCCGCCATGCGCTTGGCTCGCTGGCGCTGCGGCGGCTGGGGGCCGGCCCCTACGACCCCGACCAGCAACACCGGTTTCCGGCCGGTCTGGCTGGTGGTGTCGAGCTGGACGCGAACACGCTCCTGCGATGGTCGCTGTCCCCGGGTGGGCCGGACCGGTTTCTGGCGTTGCGTGCTCCTGAGAGGGCCGGACTCACCAGGTTCTTGGGCGAAGCGGAGCAAGGGGGGCAGACTGGAAAAGCGCTGTTAGCTTTGGTCACGGCCGGACATGGCCCGGATGCGGTGGCGTTCGGCTTGGTGTGCGCGGCATTGTGGGTCCACGCGAAGGACTCAGCCGACGCGGAGGACTATCGTGCGCGCGGTCGTGCCGAGCGCTGGTTCGGTGAGGATCCGCCTGGGCACGGCGAAGCACTCGACGCCCTAGCCGAAGCTCTTGGCAGGGCCAGCGAGGAGTTTGTCACGTCATTGCTGGTGACCGGGCGTTCTGGTGGCGAAGACGCGGACCCAGCCCGCAGGCTCTCGGCAGCCGTGCTGGACCGCGCGAGTTCGCTAACCCGCCAGTTCGGTGCTGAGCGAGCAGCCAACGCGAGTCCGGTCTTGCCAGCAGGGCTGGACGCTGCATTCGTAGCAGTAGGACGGGCCTTGGAAAACGGGGACACCGAACGCATTGCGCGGGCTGTCCAGGAGCTGGATCGGCACCAGCTGGCGACCGATCACGCGTATACCCGCATTGAACGGGCAAGGATGGCGCAGCGCATCACACAATGGCTGGCGGCCGAGCCCGTAACGAAGTCCGGAACCGTCACTGATGGAATCGATCGGCATCTGGCCGAGACGAGCTGGGTTGACTTGGCGCTGGAACACATCGAGGCCGACAGTGAGGCCGTACCTGAACTGAAGACTGCCTATGAGGGGCTCTGCACGGCGGTGCGTGCGCGGCGCCGAGAAATCGACCGGAATTTCGTGCACGCGCTGAAAACACGGACCGACGGAGGAATAGAAGACACGGTGCTAACGACCGAGTCGTTCTTAACCCGGGTGGTCCGGCCGGTCATAAAGGCCGGCGAGCGTGGAGTGCTCCTGGCAGTGGTGAGCGGGATGACCGCCGCGATCGCTGCCAGGCTGGGTGAGGAACTGCGCCGTGACTGGGCCGAATATGACCCTCTGCCGGGCGCGAACGACTTCCCGCGCCGGCGCGGGATGGCAGCGGAACCGCCGATGATCACCGCCATCTCACGTTTGGGCGATCCGCGACTCACGATTTTTGGTAAGGATGACCTGTGGGAGGAGCGCCCCGGTGGTGTCTTCAAGACCGCGGCATACAAGGCGATGGCCGATGACCAGGCACACGTGGGAGTCGTCCTCAATGCCGTCGACGACGATCTCGGATACGAGCTCGTCGACGGAGGATGGAGACTCAGCAATGCGGAAAGCCCCTGTGCCATCACAGGGCTGCGCGAGCTGTTACAGCTAGCTGCCGAGCGAGGCCGGGCAGTCCTACTCGTAGGAGACCATGAGATCAGTTACCGGGGAGATACTTCGCTTGCAGAGTTCGCCATCCCGTTGCTGGCATTGCTGCCATTCGGCGCGGCCCCGCCAAGAGGTTGGCGTGAGCTCGGTCGCCAGCAGCCGTGGTGGTGGTCACCGGGCGTGGACACAGCACAGCAATCGACCGCTAACACCTCGGCGAGCTCATCGGTATCGCAGAAGTGGGCCACCAAGAAACGCCGCTCCGAGGCTGAATCATCCAATGTTGCGTTGTTCGACGTGGCTCTCGTGCCAGACAGCAAGGAGTCACTGTTCAGCGCTCAGCCGGTCTCACCGGCCGATGCGTTGGTTGATGAACTCCTGACGTCGGATCTCTTCCAGGCGCAACTTCAGTCACTGGCGCGCAAGCCTGACCTAGTGAAGGTGGAGAAGGCGCTGCGAGCCTTGCTGGACGCGGGCGGCACCCTGCCGGTTACCGCCCTGGCGCAGCGTATCGGTCTTCCTACCGGCAGAGCCGACGGTTTCTCCGCAGTACTGCGCCAGTTGGTGAACTTCGATGGGGTCCAAGCTCTGGAGACGCTTCCCGACGGGCGGACCTTGCGGTTGAACATGTCACTGGTAAGGGATCAGTTCGAGCTCAGACCAACTGTTTGA